A window from Mya arenaria isolate MELC-2E11 chromosome 9, ASM2691426v1 encodes these proteins:
- the LOC128245979 gene encoding uncharacterized protein LOC128245979: MSGNRLYRVLRDDEYPSQNGISAKDPSAQKDLEEHVDGGSYSMSQFISCSNSLSAAKLFGSKKYGGGPYRIAVLDRDAIANDRRIQVFDISNGGGFSTERAINFARKFQEVVLVGYIPKKYVLEVK, encoded by the coding sequence ATGAGTGGAAATCGGTTATATCGGGTGCTTAGGGACGACGAATACCCTTCACAGAATGGTATTTCAGCCAAAGATCCGTCCGCTCAAAAGGACTTAGAGGAAcacgtggatggaggaagttacTCGATGTCCCAGTTCATATCGTGTTCTAACTCTCTGTCGGCGGCAAAGTTGTTTGGATCCAAAAAATACGGTGGTGGACCTTATCGCATCGCTGTTCTTGATAGGGATGCGATTGCGAACGATAGGAGGATACAAGTGTTTGATATATCTAATGGTGGAGGTTTCTCTACGGAAAGAGCAATAAATTTCGCCAGAAAATTCCAAGAAGTTGTCCTGGTGGGATACATACCGAAAAAATACGTTTTGGAAGTTAAATAA